In the Phaseolus vulgaris cultivar G19833 chromosome 7, P. vulgaris v2.0, whole genome shotgun sequence genome, one interval contains:
- the LOC137827957 gene encoding uncharacterized protein, with product MVKILIAALLLVFVSQAYGQCSLKDIHVTQSKTGRTVGGKPEWSVTITNWCACVQQNVKLNCKGFQTVEGIEPSVLKVSGDVCLVTSGKPVWKGAIEFNYAWDTQFPLNPISAQVVC from the exons ATGGTGAAGATTTTGATTGCTGCACTCTTACTTGTCTTTGTGTCTCAAG CTTATGGACAATGCTCGTTGAAAGATATCCATGTCACCCAATCTAAAACAGGACGAACAGTAGGTGGAAAGCCAGAATGGAGCGTGACTATCACAAATTGGTGTGCATGTGTTCAACAGAATGTGAAATTGAATTGCAAAGGCTTTCAAACCGTTGAAGGAATTGAACCTTCAGTTCTGAAAGTTTCAGGTGATGTTTGTCTTGTTACTTCAGGTAAACCTGTTTGGAAAGGTGCTATCGAATTCAACTATGCTTGGGACACTCAATTCCCACTAAATCCCATTTCGGCACAAGTTGTCTGTTAA
- the LOC137827960 gene encoding uncharacterized protein, giving the protein MAALQKFKLFATPCGVRQSPTQSPRTSPLVQFRRPKTSLRTLLSLNRSPRQAVEKDPMRRHSLKALFVSSPPREEHLHDHEKTPMLASVAVPHSWSNEPGSSNSPWTGFRCRSLLKRKYWRPLLLTIPE; this is encoded by the coding sequence ATGGCTGCATTGCAGAAGTTCAAACTCTTCGCAACGCCCTGTGGAGTGAGGCAAAGCCCGACCCAAAGCCCAAGGACGAGCCCGTTGGTTCAGTTCCGGCGGCCCAAAACATCCCTGCGAACTCTTCTCAGCCTGAACCGGTCACCTCGGCAAGCCGTTGAGAAGGATCCCATGCGGAGACACTCACTGAAGGCCCTCTTTGTGTCCTCGCCGCCACGAGAGGAGCACCTGCACGATCACGAAAAAACTCCGATGTTGGCTTCCGTTGCGGTTCCGCATTCTTGGAGTAACGAACCCGGTTCAAGCAACTCGCCTTGGACCGGTTTTCGTTGCAGGTCGTTGTTGAAAAGGAAATACTGGCGCCCTCTCCTCCTCACGATTCCAGAATGA
- the LOC137827660 gene encoding LEAF RUST 10 DISEASE-RESISTANCEUS RECEPTOR-LIKE PROTEIN KINASE-like 1.1: protein MVVVLLFYHMKMYLVYVILLFWQLTEANGHSSGCPDSFDCGSLGTISFPFTTSEHQNCGVLAIHGCNNSNQTAPKHVQLRSGGKILQVTNIGGWRGSEISIIDDDFDKLLRNSSCDALSYNISVPPSSPFGVFYLKNNITAFNCSRLKDLSHSNDFINYTACPSFDFYFAPSSSAHDHLGSLNSSCSKVELSVRKDSEFFKDPFGFLTSQITYQFQFSNACQQCPGGKDNCRPDRNGKLHCVVRKSRVLTWKLPLMLGIGLGPWVIFALFLTLRYCKKKYVESRNTRADSFQNPDTESDRIFFGVPVFSYKELQDATNNFDPTRKLGDGGFGIVYYGTLRDGREVAIKHLFEHNYKRVEQFMNEIEILTRLRHRNLVSLYGCTSRHDHELLLVYEYIPNGTVASHLHGELARVGLLTWPIRMQIAVDTATALSYLHASNIIHRDVKTNNVLLDINFSVKVADFGLSRLLPNDVSHVSTAPQGSPGYLDPEYFQCYRLTDKSDVYSFGVVLMELISSMPAVDAARERDEVNLANLCMKKIQKGKLGELVDPSFGFESDQVVKRMVTSVAELAFRCVQGDNELRPSMDQVLEALKKIQSGNYEYENLEKGDDGGNVIPSTSQEEVQPPPSASRNSSQIGILMNNKLSSQKSFSEKWESESTTPNVSG from the exons ATGGTTGTAGTGCTTCTATTCTATCATATGAAAATGTACCTTGTTTATGTAATCCTTTTGTTTTGGCAACTGACAGAAGCAAATGGGCACAGTTCTGGTTGTCCAGACTCATTTGATTGTGGAAGTTTGGGGACAATTTCCTTTCCCTTCACCACCTCTGAACACCAGAATTGTGGCGTTTTGGCAATCCATGGCTGTAATAATAGTAACCAAACAGCACCAAAGCATGTGCAGTTGAGAAGTGGTGGAAAAATTTTACAAGTTACAAATATTGGTGGTTGGAGGGGCTCTGAAATTTCCATTATAGATGATGATTTCGACAAGCTTCTAAGAAATTCAAGTTGTGATGCCTTGAGCTATAATATCAGCGTCCCTCCCTCCTCCCCTTTCGGTGTTTTTTATCTGAAAAACAACATAACCGCCTTCAATTGCAGCCGCCTTAAAGACCTCAGCCATTCAAATGATTTCATCAACTACACTGCATGTCCTTCCTTTGATTTTTACTTTGCCCCTTCCTCCTCTGCCCACGACCACCTAGGCTCTTTAAACTCCTCATGTTCAAAGGTTGAACTTTCCGTCAGAAAAGATTCTGAGTTCTTCAAAGACCCATTTGGATTTTTAACTTCTCAAATCACCTATCAGTTCCAGTTTTCAAATGCCTGTCAGCAGTGTCCTGGAGGAAAGGACAATTGCCGACCAGACAGGAACGGGAAGTTACATTGCGTGGTGAG GAAAAGTAGAGTTTTGACTTGGAAGCTTCCTTTGATGCTAG GAATCGGTTTGGGACCATGGGTCATATTTGCGTTGTTCCTCACGCTACGCTACTGCAAAAAGAAGTATGTTGAATCGAGAAACACTCGTGCTGATTCCTTCCAAAATCCAGACACGGAGAGTGACAGGATCTTCTTTGGGGTACCCGTCTTCTCTTATAAGGAACTTCAAGATGCAACCAACAATTTTGACCCCACTAGAAAGCTCGGAGATGGAGGCTTTGGCATTGTTTACTACG GGACTCTGAGAGATGGAAGGGAAGTTGCAATCAAACATTTATTTGAGCACAACTACAAGAGAGTGGAACAGTTTATGAATGAAATTGAGATCCTTACTCGCTTGCGCCACAGAAATCTTGTGTCCCTTTATGGCTGCACTTCACGTCATGACCACGAGCTATTGCTTGTGTATGAATACATTCCAAATGGCACAGTTGCCAGCCATCTCCATGGTGAATTAGCAAGAGTTGGTTTGCTGACATGGCCTATTCGAATGCAAATTGCCGTAGACACTGCTACTGCATTGTCCTATCTCCATGCTTCTAACATCATTCACCGTGATGTGAAAACCAATAACGTTCTGCTTGACATTAATTTTTCCGTTAAGGTAGCAGATTTTGGGCTTTCAAGATTGCTCCCCAATGATGTAAGCCACGTTTCCACAGCTCCACAAGGGTCTCCGGGGTATCTTGATCCTGAATATTTTCAATGCTATAGGCTCACTGATAAGAGTGATGTGTACAGCTTTGGGGTTGTGCTGATGGAGCTAATATCATCCATGCCAGCAGTTGATGCAGCCAGGGAAAGGGATGAAGTTAACTTAGCAAATCTTTGCATGAAAAAGATTCAAAAAGGAAAGCTTGGTGAGCTTGTAGACCCCTCCTTTGGGTTTGAGTCAGACCAAGTGGTTAAAAGGATGGTGACTTCAGTGGCAGAATTGGCCTTTCGGTGTGTGCAAGGAGACAATGAATTAAGGCCTTCTATGGACCAAGTTCTGGAAGCCCTCAAGAAAATCCAAAGTGGGAATTATGAGTATGAGAATCTAGAGAAAGGAGATGATGGTGGTAATGTTATTCCTTCTACATCCCAAGAAGAAGTGCAACCACCACCATCGGCGTCACGGAATTCGAGTCAAATTGGAATTTTAATGAATAATAAGCTATCTTCGCAAAAGTCCTTCTCTGAGAAATGGGAAAGTGAATCCACCACGCCCAATGTCAGTGGTTAA
- the LOC137827666 gene encoding probable protein phosphatase 2C 15, translated as MASGEGRRRHHDLVPLAALLKREMKSEKMEKPTVRFGHAAQSKKGEDYFLIKTDCQRVSGNPSSSFSVFAIFDGHNGNAAAIFTRENLLNHVLSALPRGLGRDEWLHALPRALVAGFVKTDKEFQSRGETSGTTATFVIVDRWTVTVASVGDSRCVLDAQGGAVSSLTVDHRLEENIEERERVTASGGEVGRLSIVGGAEIGPLRCWPGGLCLSRSIGDMDVGEFIVPIPYVKQVKLSKAGGRLIIASDGIWDAVSSEMAAKSCRGLPAELAAMQVVKEALRTRGLKDDTTCIVVDIIPPDNELPPTPPPQKRNRLRDLLSFRKRSRDSASKLSKKLSAINIVEELFEEGSAMLAERLGNDDNLNTGQSTSGIFVCAVCQVDLAPSEGISVHAGSIFSTSSKPWQGPFLCSDCRDKKDAMEGKRPSGVKVS; from the exons ATGGCCTCTGGTGAAGGGAGGCGGCGACATCATGATCTTGTGCCTCTTGCTGCCTTGCTCAAGAGAGAGATGAAGAGTGAGAAGATGGAGAAGCCTACTGTGAGATTTGGACATGCAGCTCAGTCCAAGAAAGGGGAGGATTACTTTCTAATTAAGACGGATTGTCAGCGAGTCTCCGGAAACCCTTCATCATCCTTTTCAGTATTTGCG ATCTTTGATGGGCATAATGGAAATGCTGCTGCTATTTTTACTAGGGAGAATTTGTTAAATCACGTGTTGAGTGCTCTTCCTCGTGGGCTTGGACGAGATGAGTGGTTGCATGCTTTACCCAGGGCATTGGTTGCAGGGTTTGTTAAGACCGACAAGGAATTTCAGAGCAGAG GAGAAACTTCTGGAACCACAGCCACGTTTGTAATAGTGGATAGGTGGACTGTTACTGTTGCATCTGTTGGAGATTCCCGTTGTGTACTAGATGCCCAGGGTGGTGCTGTTTCCTCCTTAACTGTTGATCACAGACTTGAAGAGAATATTGAAGA GAGGGAACGTGTAACTGCTAGTGGAGGTGAAGTTGGGAGACTTAGCATCGTTGGTGGTGCTGAG ATTGGTCCCCTACGATGCTGGCCAGGGGGTCTATGCCTTTCTAGGTCAATTGGAGACATGGATGTTGGAGAGTTCATAGTTCCAATACCATATGTTAAACAAGTGAAG CTATCAAAGGCTGGTGGGAGGCTTATAATTGCCTCTGATGGCATATGGGATGCTGTATCCTCAGAAATGGCTGCAAAATCTTGTCGAGGATTGCCTGCGGAACTTGCAGccatgcaggttgtcaag GAAGCACTACGAACAAGAGGATTAAAGGATGATACAACTTGCATAGTAGTTGACATAATCCCACCTGATAATGAATTGCCACCAACACCGCCCCCCCAAAAGCGGAACAGGCTGAGAGATCTTCTTTCGTTCAGGAAAAGGTCCCGTGATTCTGCCAGTAAGCTGTCAAAAAAGCTTTCAGCTATAAATATAGTAGAGGAACTGTTTGAGGAAGGATCAGCAATGCTTGCAGAAAG ATTAGGAAATGATGACAACTTGAACACGGGGCAATCAACATCTGGCATTTTTGTTTGTGCCGTTTGTCAAGTTGATCTTGCTCCAAGTGAGGGCATCTCTGTTCACGCGGGTTCCATTTTCTCCACCAGCTCCAAACCCTGGCAAGGTCCTTTTCTTTGTTCTGATTGCCGTGATAAGAAGGATGCCATGGAAGGGAAACGTCCAAGTGGAGTTAAGGTGTCATAG